A stretch of the uncultured Cohaesibacter sp. genome encodes the following:
- a CDS encoding aminotransferase class V-fold PLP-dependent enzyme — MMDIAKVRADTPGIHHGIHLLACGAALMPQAVVDAIVEHTELEARIGGYEAYQARAEELDSTYDSVARLLNAKPQEIALVENATVGWCLAFYSLPLKEGDRILTCEAEYAANYVAYLQRAKRDGIIIDVVPSDASGALDVLALEDMITERTALISTTWIPTNGGLINPAEKIGAIAKAHDIPFLLDACQAVGQMPVDVEALQCDFLSATARKFLRGPRGAGFLYVREKWLETLEPVMIDHFAAPWVSREGYELRPDARRFESWENNYALRAGLKAACDYALEIGLDMIQSRSFGLAALLREQLEDIPGAQIQDLGEKQCAIVSFTIEGLDPTATADKLRENGIAIGTSNLSSTRIDAERRQLPLMLRAAPHYYNTEEDIAALIAALKAEL; from the coding sequence ATCATGGATATCGCAAAAGTCCGCGCTGACACGCCCGGCATTCACCATGGCATTCATTTGTTGGCCTGTGGCGCGGCCTTGATGCCGCAGGCCGTGGTCGACGCAATCGTCGAGCATACCGAGCTTGAAGCCCGGATTGGTGGTTATGAAGCCTATCAGGCACGGGCTGAAGAGCTTGACTCCACCTATGACAGCGTGGCGCGGCTTCTCAATGCCAAGCCGCAGGAAATCGCTCTGGTGGAAAATGCCACCGTTGGCTGGTGTCTGGCCTTTTATTCCCTGCCACTCAAAGAAGGGGATCGGATCCTTACGTGCGAAGCGGAATATGCAGCCAATTATGTCGCCTACCTGCAGCGTGCCAAGCGCGACGGGATCATCATTGATGTGGTGCCGAGCGACGCCTCCGGTGCGCTGGATGTGCTGGCACTGGAAGACATGATCACCGAACGGACGGCCCTGATTTCCACAACATGGATTCCAACCAATGGCGGGCTGATCAATCCGGCGGAAAAGATTGGCGCAATTGCCAAGGCACATGACATTCCCTTCCTGCTTGATGCCTGTCAGGCGGTGGGTCAGATGCCGGTCGATGTGGAGGCGCTGCAATGCGACTTCCTGTCGGCGACAGCGCGGAAATTCCTGCGCGGGCCGCGTGGCGCCGGTTTCCTCTATGTCAGGGAGAAATGGCTCGAAACACTCGAACCGGTGATGATCGACCATTTCGCCGCCCCTTGGGTGTCCCGCGAGGGGTATGAGCTGCGGCCTGATGCGCGTCGGTTTGAAAGCTGGGAAAATAATTATGCTCTGCGGGCGGGCCTCAAAGCAGCCTGTGATTACGCCCTCGAAATCGGTCTTGATATGATCCAGTCACGGTCCTTCGGGCTGGCGGCCTTGCTGCGCGAGCAATTGGAAGACATTCCGGGCGCACAAATCCAGGATCTTGGCGAGAAACAATGCGCCATTGTCAGCTTTACCATCGAGGGGCTGGACCCAACGGCAACCGCCGACAAGCTGCGAGAGAATGGCATTGCCATTGGGACGTCCAATCTTTCGAGCACGCGCATTGATGCGGAACGACGCCAATTGCCGCTGATGCTGCGGGCCGCGCCGCATTATTACAATACCGAAGAGGATATTGCCGCCCTGATCGCGGCCCTCAAGGCGGAACTGTAG
- a CDS encoding DUF2259 domain-containing protein, translating to MSIQLISQAKTSLSCLLLAVLLLLAPHFGLTPSHAGDAAEFRAHGFSSDEAGRYFAFEEFGSQDGSGFPYSNIYIVDLKEDKWVPGTPVRVLIEDENQTPLAARVSAFQQATSIMQQYDITRAGVMMAASPLNEVSDKSTLSFHQAINPLLSNQPAPYKLQLSNIDVTDLNDCGFANNRVMGFALSMVKPDGSHVDIHDEGSAPKSRGCPERYHLVAVFAPDRYRVKSYAVALVGVFSRGFEGPDLRYIAVPFSF from the coding sequence ATGTCTATCCAACTAATTTCCCAAGCGAAGACCTCCCTGTCTTGCCTGCTATTGGCTGTGCTGCTCTTGCTTGCCCCCCATTTCGGGTTAACGCCAAGCCATGCCGGGGACGCCGCAGAATTCCGCGCTCACGGTTTTTCCTCCGATGAGGCCGGGCGCTATTTCGCTTTTGAGGAATTTGGCTCGCAAGATGGCTCTGGCTTTCCCTATTCGAACATCTATATCGTTGATCTCAAAGAGGATAAATGGGTGCCCGGCACCCCGGTTCGTGTGCTGATCGAGGATGAAAACCAAACCCCGTTGGCCGCCCGCGTCAGCGCCTTCCAGCAGGCCACTAGCATCATGCAACAATATGATATCACCCGCGCTGGCGTGATGATGGCTGCATCCCCGCTCAATGAAGTCAGTGACAAATCGACCCTGTCTTTCCATCAGGCTATCAATCCACTCCTGTCCAACCAGCCCGCCCCCTACAAGCTGCAACTGAGCAACATCGATGTGACGGACCTTAATGATTGCGGCTTTGCTAACAATCGGGTGATGGGCTTTGCTCTGAGCATGGTCAAGCCGGACGGCAGCCATGTTGATATTCATGACGAAGGGTCGGCACCCAAGTCTCGCGGGTGTCCCGAACGCTATCATCTGGTTGCGGTTTTTGCGCCAGACCGTTACAGGGTAAAGAGTTATGCGGTGGCGTTGGTCGGGGTCTTCAGCCGAGGCTTTGAAGGTCCGGATCTGCGATATATCGCTGTACCCTTTTCATTCTGA
- a CDS encoding SH3 domain-containing protein → MKPGPAIFLFVMAFMGLVAAPAAAQGTSVGPSGLKVPRFVSLKSDRVNVRGGPSTDHRVKWVFRRAGLPVEIVQEFENWRRIRDSEGEEGWVYHSLLSGRRTALISPWQRTGTILSLRKAPKEDAPIALKAQVGVQVNINQCDQGWCEVRAREYEGWLKSNLLWGVYPNEKIQ, encoded by the coding sequence ATGAAACCTGGTCCTGCAATTTTTCTGTTTGTGATGGCTTTTATGGGCCTCGTCGCCGCCCCTGCCGCCGCGCAAGGGACCAGCGTCGGTCCGTCCGGGCTGAAGGTTCCCCGTTTCGTTTCGCTTAAATCTGATCGTGTCAATGTCCGTGGTGGTCCCTCGACGGATCATCGGGTCAAATGGGTTTTCCGCCGTGCCGGCTTGCCTGTTGAGATTGTGCAGGAATTTGAAAATTGGCGCCGCATTCGCGATTCCGAAGGGGAAGAAGGCTGGGTCTATCATTCCCTCCTGTCCGGACGGCGCACGGCGCTCATCAGCCCATGGCAACGCACCGGCACCATCCTTTCTCTGCGCAAGGCCCCGAAGGAAGATGCTCCGATTGCCTTGAAGGCGCAAGTCGGTGTTCAGGTCAATATCAACCAATGTGATCAGGGTTGGTGTGAAGTGCGCGCACGCGAATATGAAGGCTGGCTGAAATCCAACCTGCTCTGGGGCGTCTATCCCAACGAAAAGATTCAATAG
- the ubiB gene encoding 2-polyprenylphenol 6-hydroxylase: MIGASSSLIRLMRAGYILAREGVFSIIEPPADLPLVPRLGLSALQLIERRGISTRNKGERMSAALNRLGPSYVKMGQFLATRPDLVGPELAEALTSLQDRVPAFGMEEAKIAIEASLGKPVEVLFDSFSEPVAAASIAQVHKASYVDKTGTTQHVAIKVLRPRIAERFKADLGGFYLAARLIEAVHVPSRRLRPVAVVDTLARSIELEMDFRLEAAAMSEMAEYCRDDNDFRVPEVHWEKSTKSVMTMEWIDGIKLNDMEALKASGHDLSKLGTTVIQSFLRHALRQGFFHADMHPGNLFLDPQGRLVAVDFGIMGRIGPNEQRFLAEILYGFISRDYRRVSQVHFDAGYVPSHQDVDTFAQALRSIGEPIHGRDSAEISMAGLLSQLFEFTELFGMATRTELILLQKTMVVVEGVARMMDGGLNLWNTSEPVVKRWMEANLGPTAKVKEMASGLATLGTLSAGLPDMARRAQSLSESFDQMGRNGMRLDAETVAAIGRAEARESRSGRVALWVIALALSAIAIHLWS, encoded by the coding sequence ATGATTGGTGCGTCCTCCTCTCTTATCCGCCTCATGCGGGCAGGCTACATTCTGGCCCGTGAAGGGGTCTTCTCGATTATCGAGCCGCCTGCGGATCTGCCCCTTGTGCCGCGCCTTGGCCTGTCGGCCCTGCAGCTGATCGAACGACGCGGAATTTCCACCCGCAACAAGGGCGAACGCATGAGCGCCGCGCTCAATCGCCTCGGTCCGTCTTATGTCAAAATGGGCCAGTTTCTGGCCACCCGCCCCGATCTGGTCGGCCCGGAGCTGGCCGAAGCCCTGACCAGCCTGCAAGATCGCGTCCCGGCATTTGGCATGGAAGAAGCCAAGATCGCCATTGAGGCAAGCCTTGGCAAACCGGTTGAAGTCCTGTTTGACAGCTTCTCCGAGCCTGTGGCCGCAGCTTCCATCGCACAGGTTCACAAAGCAAGCTATGTCGACAAGACCGGCACCACTCAGCATGTCGCCATCAAGGTGTTGCGTCCGCGCATTGCCGAGCGCTTCAAGGCCGATCTGGGAGGCTTTTACCTTGCCGCCCGGTTGATTGAAGCCGTCCATGTGCCGTCCCGCCGCTTGCGCCCTGTCGCGGTTGTCGACACGCTGGCCCGCTCTATCGAGCTGGAGATGGATTTCCGCCTCGAAGCCGCCGCGATGAGCGAAATGGCGGAATATTGCCGCGATGACAATGATTTCCGCGTGCCGGAAGTCCATTGGGAAAAATCGACTAAGTCCGTCATGACCATGGAATGGATCGACGGCATCAAGCTCAATGACATGGAGGCGCTTAAAGCCTCCGGCCATGACTTGTCGAAACTTGGCACCACGGTCATCCAGTCCTTCCTGCGCCATGCCTTGCGGCAGGGCTTTTTCCATGCAGACATGCATCCGGGCAATCTGTTTCTCGACCCCCAAGGCCGTCTGGTGGCCGTCGATTTCGGCATCATGGGCCGCATTGGTCCCAATGAGCAGCGTTTCCTCGCTGAAATTCTCTATGGCTTCATCAGCCGCGATTATCGACGGGTTTCGCAGGTCCATTTCGACGCGGGCTATGTGCCTTCTCATCAGGATGTCGACACCTTCGCCCAGGCTCTGCGCTCCATCGGTGAGCCGATCCATGGGCGCGATTCCGCCGAAATTTCCATGGCGGGCCTGCTCAGTCAGTTGTTCGAATTCACCGAATTGTTCGGCATGGCGACCCGCACCGAGCTGATCCTGCTGCAAAAGACCATGGTCGTCGTCGAGGGCGTTGCCCGAATGATGGATGGTGGCCTTAATCTCTGGAACACCTCCGAACCGGTGGTCAAGAGATGGATGGAAGCCAATCTTGGCCCCACCGCCAAAGTCAAGGAAATGGCCTCTGGCCTTGCCACACTCGGCACCCTGTCTGCGGGCCTGCCGGACATGGCCCGGCGCGCCCAGAGCCTTTCGGAGAGCTTTGATCAGATGGGCCGAAATGGTATGCGTCTGGATGCGGAAACCGTGGCGGCAATTGGTCGGGCAGAAGCCCGCGAAAGCCGCTCTGGTCGCGTGGCCCTGTGGGTCATCGCTCTTGCACTCAGTGCCATTGCCATCCATCTTTGGAGCTAA
- a CDS encoding iron response transcriptional regulator IrrA: MKQEMHTFDKRSARDLLVKAGLRPTRQRLSLAELLFAKGDRHVSAELLHEEAESVNVSVSLATVYNTLHQFTQAGLLREVAVEGTKTYFDTNVSDHYHFYLEEDGEVVDIPGGIHVSELPEVPQGMEITRVDVVVRLRKKSDQA, translated from the coding sequence ATGAAGCAAGAGATGCACACCTTCGACAAGCGTTCCGCACGGGATTTGCTGGTAAAAGCAGGATTGCGCCCGACCCGCCAAAGACTGTCTCTGGCCGAACTGTTGTTCGCCAAGGGGGACCGTCACGTTTCGGCGGAGTTGCTGCATGAAGAAGCAGAAAGTGTGAATGTCTCCGTTTCATTGGCAACCGTCTATAACACTCTGCATCAGTTCACGCAGGCAGGTTTGCTCCGCGAAGTGGCTGTCGAAGGCACCAAGACCTATTTCGACACCAATGTCTCCGATCACTATCACTTCTATCTGGAAGAAGATGGAGAGGTGGTCGACATTCCCGGCGGCATTCATGTATCGGAATTGCCCGAGGTGCCCCAAGGCATGGAAATCACCCGTGTCGACGTGGTGGTGCGCCTGCGCAAAAAGTCTGACCAAGCCTGA
- the ubiE gene encoding bifunctional demethylmenaquinone methyltransferase/2-methoxy-6-polyprenyl-1,4-benzoquinol methylase UbiE produces the protein MSAHNKQRTEDVSEMATSFGFEAVKEGEKQPKVNKVFHQVADRYDVMNDLMSGGMHRLWKDAFVAWLNPPQRPTKPFKLLDVAGGTGDISFRVIERSRKTAHATVFDINGSMLAVGKDRARENGLIDYLDFVEGNAEELPFEDNSFDAYTIAYGIRNVPHIDKALSEAFRVLKRGGRFMCLEFSDVHMPVLDKAYDLFSFNAIPAIGDMVTGDRESYEYFVQSIRKFPNKARFKMMIEEAGFKQVTYRAMSGGITTMHSGWKL, from the coding sequence ATGTCGGCACACAACAAGCAACGCACCGAAGATGTATCGGAAATGGCCACTTCCTTTGGCTTTGAAGCCGTCAAGGAAGGGGAAAAGCAGCCCAAGGTCAACAAGGTCTTTCATCAGGTCGCAGACCGCTATGACGTGATGAATGATCTGATGAGCGGTGGCATGCATCGCCTCTGGAAAGACGCCTTCGTTGCCTGGCTCAATCCGCCCCAGCGCCCCACCAAGCCTTTCAAGCTGCTTGATGTGGCCGGCGGGACAGGCGACATTTCCTTCCGGGTGATTGAACGCTCCCGCAAAACCGCCCATGCCACGGTCTTTGATATCAACGGGTCGATGTTGGCGGTTGGCAAAGATCGCGCCAGAGAAAATGGTCTGATCGACTATCTCGATTTTGTCGAAGGCAATGCCGAAGAGCTGCCCTTTGAGGATAACAGTTTTGACGCCTATACCATCGCCTATGGCATCCGCAATGTGCCGCACATCGACAAGGCGCTTTCCGAAGCCTTTCGGGTGCTCAAGCGGGGCGGTCGTTTCATGTGCCTTGAATTTTCCGATGTCCACATGCCTGTGCTCGACAAGGCCTATGATCTCTTTTCCTTCAATGCCATTCCCGCCATCGGCGACATGGTGACCGGCGACCGCGAGAGCTATGAATATTTCGTCCAGTCGATCCGCAAGTTTCCCAATAAGGCACGCTTCAAGATGATGATCGAGGAGGCCGGTTTCAAGCAGGTCACCTACCGGGCCATGTCTGGCGGCATCACCACCATGCATTCGGGCTGGAAATTGTAA
- the dut gene encoding dUTP diphosphatase, whose protein sequence is MTPLKFLRLPENADLPLPSYATPGAAGMDLRACLPQGDVTLEPGDIKLIPIGFAVEIPKGTEMQIRPRSGLAVKHGLMIPNSPGTVDEDYRGAVQVALLHAGSAPFTISHGDRIAQAVIAPIVKPQIIEVDTLSETDRGSGGFGSTGVKG, encoded by the coding sequence ATGACCCCTTTAAAATTTTTGCGCCTGCCCGAGAATGCTGATCTGCCACTTCCCTCCTATGCAACGCCGGGGGCTGCCGGTATGGATCTCAGGGCTTGCTTGCCTCAAGGCGACGTGACCCTTGAGCCGGGCGACATTAAATTGATCCCGATTGGCTTTGCGGTGGAAATCCCCAAGGGTACGGAAATGCAAATCCGGCCAAGATCTGGCCTTGCGGTCAAGCATGGATTGATGATTCCCAACAGTCCCGGGACGGTGGATGAGGATTATCGCGGGGCCGTGCAAGTGGCCCTGCTTCATGCGGGATCTGCCCCCTTCACAATCAGTCATGGGGACCGGATCGCTCAAGCCGTGATCGCCCCCATCGTGAAGCCTCAAATAATCGAAGTTGATACTTTGAGTGAGACGGATCGCGGGTCTGGTGGTTTTGGATCGACCGGGGTCAAGGGATAG
- a CDS encoding D-glycerate dehydrogenase: MAKTKPIVVVTRKLPDAVETRMRELFDTRLNIDDRPMSQAELVEAVKYADVLVPTVTDRIDSHVISQAGETFKLIANFGNGVDNIDVVTANNHNITVTNTPGVLTEDTADMAMTLILAVPRRLAEGIEVMKDQKKWTGWSPTWMLGNRIWGKRLGIVGMGRIGQAVARRAKAFGMQIHYHNRRRLPEAVEHELEATYWESLDQMLARMDVISIHCPHTPATYHLLSARRLKLINPNSYIVNTARGEVIDENALARMIQNRELAGAGLDVFEHEPAVNSKLAQSERVVLIPHMGSATKEGRADMGEKVIVNIKTFMDGHRPPDRVLPSML, encoded by the coding sequence ATGGCGAAAACCAAGCCGATTGTTGTTGTGACGCGGAAGCTTCCCGACGCTGTGGAAACACGAATGCGCGAATTGTTCGATACGCGCCTGAATATTGATGACAGACCGATGAGTCAGGCTGAATTGGTCGAGGCAGTGAAATATGCGGATGTGCTTGTCCCCACTGTCACCGACCGGATCGACTCCCATGTCATTTCGCAAGCGGGGGAGACTTTCAAACTGATTGCCAATTTCGGCAATGGCGTCGACAATATCGACGTGGTAACGGCGAACAATCACAATATCACCGTGACCAATACGCCCGGCGTGTTGACCGAGGACACCGCAGACATGGCGATGACGCTGATTCTGGCGGTGCCGCGCCGTCTGGCTGAAGGCATCGAGGTGATGAAGGATCAGAAAAAATGGACCGGCTGGTCACCGACCTGGATGCTGGGCAACCGGATCTGGGGCAAACGGCTGGGGATCGTCGGCATGGGCCGGATCGGTCAGGCCGTTGCCCGCCGTGCCAAAGCCTTTGGCATGCAGATCCACTACCACAATCGCCGCCGTCTGCCAGAGGCGGTCGAGCATGAGCTTGAGGCAACCTATTGGGAAAGCCTTGATCAGATGCTGGCGCGGATGGATGTGATTTCGATCCATTGCCCGCACACACCGGCAACCTATCATTTGCTGTCGGCCCGGCGGCTGAAGCTGATCAACCCAAACAGCTATATTGTCAATACCGCACGCGGCGAGGTGATCGACGAGAATGCGCTGGCGCGCATGATCCAGAATCGTGAACTTGCCGGAGCGGGACTGGATGTGTTCGAACATGAACCGGCGGTCAATTCAAAACTGGCCCAATCGGAGCGCGTGGTGCTGATCCCGCATATGGGGTCGGCTACAAAGGAAGGCCGCGCTGATATGGGCGAGAAGGTCATCGTCAACATCAAGACCTTCATGGATGGCCATAGACCGCCTGACCGGGTTCTTCCATCTATGCTTTAG
- the coaBC gene encoding bifunctional phosphopantothenoylcysteine decarboxylase/phosphopantothenate--cysteine ligase CoaBC, translating into MLAKKRILLIISSSVAAFKATDIARQLIKKGASVKVILTKNATEFVSPLTLAALTGEAAITELFDLTREQEIGHIELSRDADLVVVAPCTANLMAKMAHGIADDLASTTLLATDKQVLVAPAMNVRMWLHPSTQRNLAQLKADGIHFVGPDVGMMACNEEGPGRLAEPETIIKAIDALLDAQINQNNKPLSGKYVLITAGPTHEPIDPVRYIANRSSGKQGYALAAAARAAGAEVTLVSGPVSLDPPAGVTCIRVETAQQMHDAVSDHLPSDVAIMAAAVADWKVANQGAEKIKKKPDGSLPELHFSENPDIARFVGTHPSQRPTLVVGFAAETQNLETNAGAKLKKKGVDWIIANDVSPETGIMGGDRNSVKIVRADGIETWPDMEKGEVAQRLIERIAQALDGMMKV; encoded by the coding sequence ATGCTTGCCAAAAAACGCATTCTGTTGATCATTTCCAGCAGCGTCGCTGCCTTCAAGGCAACCGACATTGCCCGCCAGCTGATCAAGAAAGGCGCCAGCGTCAAGGTCATCCTGACCAAGAATGCGACGGAGTTCGTCTCGCCTCTGACCCTTGCGGCCCTGACCGGCGAGGCGGCGATCACCGAATTGTTTGACCTCACCCGAGAGCAGGAAATCGGCCATATCGAATTGTCCCGCGACGCCGATCTGGTGGTGGTTGCCCCTTGTACCGCCAATCTGATGGCCAAAATGGCCCATGGCATTGCCGACGATCTGGCCAGCACGACCCTGCTGGCAACCGACAAGCAAGTCCTGGTGGCGCCTGCGATGAATGTGCGCATGTGGCTGCATCCGTCAACCCAGCGCAATCTGGCCCAATTGAAGGCAGATGGCATTCATTTCGTCGGCCCCGATGTTGGCATGATGGCTTGCAACGAAGAAGGTCCGGGGCGCTTGGCTGAACCGGAAACCATCATCAAAGCAATCGATGCCCTGCTTGATGCCCAGATCAATCAAAACAACAAACCGCTATCGGGCAAATATGTGCTGATCACCGCTGGCCCGACCCATGAGCCGATCGATCCGGTGCGCTATATTGCCAACCGCTCGTCGGGCAAGCAGGGCTATGCCTTGGCCGCCGCCGCCCGTGCTGCCGGTGCCGAGGTGACCTTGGTCTCCGGTCCGGTGTCCCTTGATCCACCCGCTGGCGTCACATGCATCCGGGTGGAAACCGCCCAGCAAATGCATGACGCGGTCTCCGATCATCTGCCTTCTGATGTCGCCATCATGGCGGCCGCGGTCGCAGACTGGAAAGTCGCCAATCAGGGCGCAGAAAAAATCAAGAAGAAGCCAGACGGGAGCCTGCCCGAGCTGCATTTTTCTGAGAATCCCGACATTGCCCGTTTTGTCGGTACTCATCCCAGCCAGCGCCCGACTCTCGTGGTTGGTTTCGCTGCCGAAACACAAAATCTCGAGACCAATGCCGGGGCAAAACTGAAGAAAAAAGGCGTTGACTGGATCATCGCCAACGATGTCTCACCTGAGACCGGCATCATGGGCGGTGATCGCAACAGCGTGAAGATCGTCCGGGCCGATGGCATCGAAACATGGCCGGATATGGAAAAGGGTGAAGTCGCCCAGCGTCTGATCGAACGCATTGCCCAAGCGCTGGACGGCATGATGAAGGTCTGA
- a CDS encoding molybdopterin-synthase adenylyltransferase MoeB gives MLSEPELERYARHILLRDVGGPGQQKLKAARVLVIGAGGLGSPLLAYLAAAGVGTLGVVDDDVVSLSNLQRQILHDSDALDQPKVESARRSLKRINPHVDVIAHQARLDGDNGAELIATYDLVVDGSDNFDTRYLVADLCEAAEKPLITAAVGLFDGSITTLKPYEMNETGALNPRYRDLFPNRPAPGSIPSCAEAGVLGALTGVIGSMQAVEVIKEIVGLGEGLVGRLVLYDARSMRFETIRYRRRPDRDEAAR, from the coding sequence ATGCTGTCAGAGCCAGAGCTTGAACGCTATGCGCGCCATATCCTGTTGCGTGATGTCGGTGGACCGGGGCAGCAGAAATTGAAGGCAGCGCGGGTGCTGGTGATCGGCGCAGGCGGGCTTGGTTCGCCGCTTCTGGCCTATCTGGCCGCTGCCGGTGTCGGAACATTGGGCGTGGTTGACGATGACGTGGTCTCATTGTCCAACCTGCAGCGCCAGATCCTGCATGACAGCGATGCGCTTGATCAGCCCAAAGTGGAGAGCGCCCGGCGCAGTCTCAAACGGATCAATCCCCATGTGGATGTGATCGCCCATCAGGCAAGGCTTGATGGAGATAATGGTGCAGAACTGATCGCCACCTATGATCTGGTGGTCGATGGATCGGACAATTTCGATACCCGCTATCTGGTTGCCGATCTATGCGAAGCGGCAGAAAAACCGCTGATCACAGCCGCGGTCGGGCTGTTTGATGGGTCCATCACGACGCTGAAGCCTTATGAGATGAACGAGACCGGCGCGCTCAATCCACGCTATCGCGATCTCTTCCCCAACCGCCCCGCACCGGGGAGCATTCCCTCCTGTGCCGAAGCCGGGGTGCTCGGTGCCCTGACCGGGGTGATCGGCTCCATGCAAGCGGTGGAAGTGATCAAGGAGATTGTCGGCCTTGGCGAAGGGCTGGTTGGACGCCTCGTCCTCTATGATGCCCGCTCCATGCGATTTGAAACCATCCGCTACAGGCGACGGCCTGATCGAGATGAGGCAGCTCGTTGA
- the cysK gene encoding cysteine synthase A, whose amino-acid sequence MAHTPIKTEGRGRIYDSILDTIGNTPLVRFDKIAKEHGVKANLIGKLEFFNPLASVKDRIGVNMIESMEADGKIEPGKTTLIEPTSGNTGIGLAFAAAAKGYRLILVMPETMSIERRKMFAFLGAQVELTEGPKGMKGAIARAEELVSEIENAVIPQQFQNAANPEVHRNTTAEEIWNDTSGEVDVFVSGIGTGGTITGVGTVLKERKPNVHIVAVEPTDSPVLSGGKPGPHKIQGIGAGFVPGVLNTEIYDEVVTIANEDAFAYSRALARIEGVPAGISSGAALAAAIEVGKRDEMAGKNIVIIIPSFAERYLSTALFDGI is encoded by the coding sequence ATGGCACACACTCCGATCAAGACCGAAGGCCGCGGCCGCATTTACGATTCCATTCTCGACACCATTGGCAACACTCCGCTCGTGCGCTTTGACAAGATCGCCAAGGAACATGGTGTGAAGGCCAATCTGATCGGCAAGCTCGAATTCTTCAATCCGCTGGCCAGCGTCAAGGATCGCATCGGCGTCAACATGATCGAGAGCATGGAAGCGGACGGCAAAATCGAACCGGGCAAAACCACCCTGATTGAGCCAACCTCTGGCAATACCGGCATCGGTCTGGCCTTTGCAGCCGCAGCCAAAGGCTACCGCCTCATTCTCGTGATGCCGGAAACCATGTCCATCGAGCGCCGCAAGATGTTTGCCTTCCTTGGTGCGCAAGTCGAGCTGACCGAAGGCCCCAAAGGCATGAAAGGCGCAATTGCCCGTGCAGAAGAGCTGGTCAGTGAGATCGAAAATGCGGTCATCCCCCAGCAGTTCCAGAATGCCGCCAACCCGGAAGTCCACCGCAACACAACGGCTGAAGAAATCTGGAATGACACGTCAGGGGAAGTGGACGTGTTCGTCTCCGGCATCGGCACCGGCGGCACGATCACCGGCGTTGGCACGGTTCTCAAAGAGCGAAAGCCTAACGTTCATATCGTTGCCGTTGAGCCAACCGACAGCCCGGTTTTGTCTGGCGGCAAACCTGGACCACACAAAATTCAGGGCATCGGCGCGGGCTTTGTGCCGGGGGTTCTGAACACCGAAATCTATGATGAAGTGGTGACCATTGCCAATGAGGATGCCTTTGCCTATTCCCGCGCATTGGCCCGCATCGAAGGCGTGCCGGCTGGTATTTCCTCTGGCGCTGCTCTGGCTGCGGCCATCGAAGTGGGCAAGCGCGATGAGATGGCAGGCAAGAATATCGTCATCATCATCCCAAGCTTCGCAGAGCGTTACCTGTCGACTGCCCTGTTCGACGGCATTTGA